In Hermetia illucens chromosome 5, iHerIll2.2.curated.20191125, whole genome shotgun sequence, a single window of DNA contains:
- the LOC119656854 gene encoding uncharacterized protein LOC119656854 isoform X2, translating into MKKEDSDLPNGGEEDGSTAGPAPSPSTDVDGIYTIIFWQLSLVWNHLGTSFWNFTIKYGLYDLFDKMARKAMQHPFITLFLAITILSVGLPLLVVTVLAFSTVVLTFTGFILLEVLLFGCLGAILIVFLFFAGVTIAGYFGFMHIYDLYQGVHDKSAITDYLQQERKSRRRELSSN; encoded by the exons ATGAAA AAGGAAGATTCTGACCTGCCAAACGGGGGGGAGGAAGATGGTTCAACTGCAGGTCCAGCACCATCACCGTCAACAGATGTTGACGGAATTTACACCATTATTTTCTGGCAATTGTCGTTAGTCT GGAATCACCTGGGGACCAGTTTCTGGAACTTCACTATCAAATATGGACTGTACGACTTATTCGATAAAATGGCTCGCAAAGCCATGCAGCATCCATTCATCACTTTATTCCTGGCAATTACAATTTTGTCGGTTGGTCTGCCGCTACTAGTCGTCACGGTTTTGGCGTTCTCAACGGTTGTGTTGACATTCACTGGATTCATCCTACTGGAGG TTCTCCTGTTTGGTTGCTTGGGAGCGATATTAATAGTGTTCCTTTTCTTCGCCGGGGTCACAATCGCCGGTTACTTCGGATTCATGCATATCTACGATCTCTATCAGGGAGTCCACGATAAAAGCGCAATTACGGactatttgcaacaagagcgaAAAAGCAGGCGACGTGAGTTGTCTTCGAATTAG
- the LOC119656854 gene encoding uncharacterized protein LOC119656854 isoform X1 encodes MKKEDSDLPNGGEEDGSTAGPAPSPSTDVDGIYTIIFWQLSLVWNHLGTSFWNFTIKYGLYDLFDKMARKAMQHPFITLFLAITILSVGLPLLVVTVLAFSTVVLTFTGFILLEGTLISISSVLLFGCLGAILIVFLFFAGVTIAGYFGFMHIYDLYQGVHDKSAITDYLQQERKSRRRELSSN; translated from the exons ATGAAA AAGGAAGATTCTGACCTGCCAAACGGGGGGGAGGAAGATGGTTCAACTGCAGGTCCAGCACCATCACCGTCAACAGATGTTGACGGAATTTACACCATTATTTTCTGGCAATTGTCGTTAGTCT GGAATCACCTGGGGACCAGTTTCTGGAACTTCACTATCAAATATGGACTGTACGACTTATTCGATAAAATGGCTCGCAAAGCCATGCAGCATCCATTCATCACTTTATTCCTGGCAATTACAATTTTGTCGGTTGGTCTGCCGCTACTAGTCGTCACGGTTTTGGCGTTCTCAACGGTTGTGTTGACATTCACTGGATTCATCCTACTGGAGG GTACTCTGATTTCCATATCATCAGTTCTCCTGTTTGGTTGCTTGGGAGCGATATTAATAGTGTTCCTTTTCTTCGCCGGGGTCACAATCGCCGGTTACTTCGGATTCATGCATATCTACGATCTCTATCAGGGAGTCCACGATAAAAGCGCAATTACGGactatttgcaacaagagcgaAAAAGCAGGCGACGTGAGTTGTCTTCGAATTAG
- the LOC119656855 gene encoding putative acyl-CoA-binding protein isoform X1: MSLQEQFDKAAEDVKNLKSSPSDADLLELYANFKQATVGDCNTDKPGFLDFKGKAKWEAWNAKKGVTKDAAMEAYVQKANSLIESIGLK; encoded by the exons ATGTCCCTCCAAGAG CAATTCGACAAAGCTGCCGAAGACGTCAAGAACCTAAAGTCGTCACCATCGGATGCCGATTTGCTGGAACTTTATGCCAATTTTAAGCAAGCAACAGTCGGAGACTGCAATACAG aTAAGCCAGGATTCCTCGACTTCAAAGGCAAAGCCAAGTGGGAGGCTTGGAATGCGAAAAAAGGTGTAACCAAAGACGCTGCCATGGAAGCATATGTGCAGAAAGCCAACTCACTCATTGAATCGATTGGATTGAAGTAA
- the LOC119656855 gene encoding acyl-CoA-binding protein isoform X2, which translates to MYRSPEQFDKAAEDVKNLKSSPSDADLLELYANFKQATVGDCNTDKPGFLDFKGKAKWEAWNAKKGVTKDAAMEAYVQKANSLIESIGLK; encoded by the exons ATGTACCGAAGTCCTGAG CAATTCGACAAAGCTGCCGAAGACGTCAAGAACCTAAAGTCGTCACCATCGGATGCCGATTTGCTGGAACTTTATGCCAATTTTAAGCAAGCAACAGTCGGAGACTGCAATACAG aTAAGCCAGGATTCCTCGACTTCAAAGGCAAAGCCAAGTGGGAGGCTTGGAATGCGAAAAAAGGTGTAACCAAAGACGCTGCCATGGAAGCATATGTGCAGAAAGCCAACTCACTCATTGAATCGATTGGATTGAAGTAA